The Cellulomonas sp. S1-8 genomic sequence CGCACAGGCCCTGCCGTGTGGCAGCGCGTGCCGGGGCCCGTGCGCCGCTGGACGACCGAGGCGGCTGCGCCCGTGATCGGAGACGTGCGTGGCCGATTCGTGGCGCTCGTGGACGGGCTGCGCCGGCTCGCCGTGGCCGGCCTGGGTCCGATGCTCGTGTTCGCGCTCGCGTTCCTCGTCGCGACCCGCGTCGAGGAGGGGATCCTGCTCCTCGACCGAGTCGTCAGTGGAGCGCAGGACGTTGACACCTGGCTCGCGTTCGCGCCCCTGGTGTCGTCGGTCGCGACGGCCGTCGGGCTGACGCTCACGGTGGCGCTGCTCGCCGCCGGGGTCGACCGCGTCCTCGCGGGTCAGGAGGCGACCGTGCGGGCAGCGGAACCCGATCCGGCGGACGCCGTCTAGGAGCCCGGTACGTCGAGGCGCACGTACTGCGGCAGCTGCCACCACAGGACGACGTCGGTGACGTCGACGTCCTCCGGGACGACGACCACCGGCGACACCGACCAGGTCGGCGGCCGGGGCCCACTGGTCTCGTCGGGCGTGGTGGTCTTCTCGTCGAGCTCCTCGCCCAGCGAGGGCCACGGACCGGTCGCGTCGGCGGGGACGCACGGCGTGCCGGACTGGGTGGCGCCCCACGCGCTCGAGACGTAGTCGTAGCGCGTGCCGTCCGCGTCGCGCACCGCGAGCCGGCAGGTCACCAGCACGCTGTCGGGGTCCGCGCCGAGCGTGAGGTCGACCCGCACGGCCCGGGTGCCGGCGGGCAGCACCATGCGGTCCGGGAGGTCGCCCGCGTCCTCCACGCCGTCGAGGTGGACCTGCACGTCGATCGGGTAGGTGCCCCCGAGGCCGTCGCGGACCTCCTGGTGGTAGGCAACGGTCTCGCCGGCGGCGGCCGCGGCCGGGCGGCGCAGGTCCTGCTCCCACCACATCGTGCGCACGCGGTCGCCCGACGCGATGAGCGCGAGCGCCAGCGCGACGGGCAGCGTGACGAGAGCCCAGCGGTTGCGGCGCCACCAGCCGCCGCCGGTGGGGGCCTCCGGTGACCGCGACGGTGGGGGCGCAGGCGGGTCGGACAGCGCGCTCATGACTCCTCCGGCGGCTCGTCGGACGACCTGACGGCGACGACGGGAGTGTCGTTCGCTGCCCACGCCTCCGCGTCGGCCTGCGTGAGACCCAGGTCGATGTCCGCGACGTCGTCACGGCGCTGGTCGTCCAGGTCCAGGCCGACGCGCAGGTGCGCGCCGGGGAGCGCCTCGACGGGGACCTCGACGCTCACCGCCGCGTACCGGGGGATGCCCGGCTGGGCGGTCCCGGGAAGGAACGACGAGCGTCCGCTCGTGAAGACGGTGTAGGTGCGACCGTCGCCGCCCTGCAGCTCCGCGAAGCCGAGCGTGCGTGGCTGGCCGAGCGCCTCGATCGTCAGCGGGACCGTCAGCCACACGCCGGGTGTCGCGAGGAGGGTGCCGAGCCCAGGGTCGAGGACTGTCGACCCCGCCGGGTCGCCGGCGGTGAGTCGGGCGTACCGCAGCTCCACGGGCTGTCCGATCGTGGCGGGGCGGGCGAAGGGCGCCGGCACCCGGTCGTCGACCGGGAACGCCGTGACGACGACGTGGCCGACGGCCAGGGCCGCGAGGACGGCGGCACCGGCACCCAGCAGTCGAGGCCGGGGCCGCACGAGTCGCGGTGCCGTCGGGTCAGGTCCGGCGGGCTTGCGGCCCGTGTCGTCGGCGGGGGCGGCGTTGGTCGCGCTCATGCGCCGTCCTCGGTGTCCTCGTCGGCTTCGTCCGAGACTGCCGCGCGGACGTCGAGCTCCCCGCGCCACGTCGTCGTCGGGTGCAGCCACCGAAGCGTCAGCCCCTCGAGCCTGTCGACGCCCCAGGTCTGCTGCTGCAGCAGCACGGTCGCGGTGGTGGGCGGCGCGACGGACCCGTCGTGCTCGTACAGGAACGCGACCTCGTACGTCAGGCCCGGCTGCACGGGGTTGAGCGACGAGCCGTCCGCTAGCACCGCGATGGTCGCGGTGGGCCTGGTGGTGCCGGGCTGGGTCACGAGCCCCTCGACGTCGGTGAGCGCCAGGGCGTCCCGCAGCGTGATGCCCAGGACGCCGGCGTCGCTCGTGTTGCGCACGGAGGCGACGACGCCGAGCCACCGGTTACCGTCGGACAGCGTCCGGCCGGGCAGGTCCGTGGTCCACACGACGCGGTGCACGGTCAGCTCGAACGGGGCGACGTCGACGGCCGTCTCGACGGCGAGAACCTCGGGCCCGTCCTGCGTCTGCTCCTCGAGCCCGCCGAACGCCGCCGTGGCGGCGAGCAGCACGAACGCGCCGCCGAGGCCGATGCGTCGCAGCGGCTGGTCGAGGACGCGGCGCGCGACCTTGCTGCCGCTGTCCCGCGCGCGGGCTCGCAGGTCGGGTGGGGCGGCGGGTCCGGACACGCGGCCGAGTGTAGGGGGGCGTGCGTCCGGGGACCGCGTGGGCGCCGGGTGAGGTCCGCCCGGAGGCGGCCTCCGGCGAGGCCGCGCGACCTGGAGAGCACCGCGCCGGTCGACTACCGGTGCGAGCTGACGTTCGACGGCCTCAGCTCGACACACCAGGACCTAGGAGCTGTGGCGGGTCCTGGTCGCACTCTGCGTGCCAGGCGGACGCGGTGTCCGTCGCGCGGCATGCGCGGCGGACACCGCGTGACCCCGGGACGTCGGAACGACCGGGGCATCCGCTCCGGGTAGCTGCCCTCAGCAGACGCCGAACAGCTCGCAGCCGTAGTTGGGAACACGATCCGCGTCGTTGTACGCCTCGCCGATGTGGGCAAGTGATGGGAGGGTGACGACGACCTCCAGGGCCTCGATAGGCAGAGCGCGCCCCGTCGTCCCGGCAGTCTGACCCTGCGTCCTCCACGCCTGCCAACCCACGTTGCGGATGTGGGCCCGGTACCTGATGGAGACGTTGGAGCACGTCGACCACACGCGGATCGCCTCGAGGCCGAGGCCTCGGCCCCGGGTGCCGGCAACCCTGCCTCTGCTCTGCCAGCCGATGTTGCTGACGTGACCCTGAACCTGGAAGCACTCCCTGTCAGTCGTCGTACCGCTGCCGTCGATCGGGAGTGACAAGGGTCCTGCGACCACCTCCTCGAGCCGCAAGGCCCTGCCGGTCGTGCCGAGGGTGAAGCCCTGGACGTTGCGCTCCCAGATCAGGTCCGTTCGAAAACCTACCGATTCGTTGCCGATATTCTGGATGTGGCCTCTCCAGGTGGTCGAGGCGGGCGCGATGGGCCTGGTCGTGAGGGAAGCCTCAGCAGGTTGAGCGCCCACTACGGCAAGGAGAAGAAGCGCGACAGTGATAGCGCTCGTACGACGGCCAACGGATCGCGTCATGAGTTCTCCAGGTGGTGGATTGGGTACAGCGGGCTGGCGACGTGCAAAGTGCCAGCGGAGAGTACCGGGGTAGGTGCGAGAAGCACGTGGATGGCTCGGAGGGCGTCGTCGATCCGCATGACTCGCGGGAGCGCGGGCTGCGTGTCGGTGCCGCACGCCATGATGAGGTCGTGAACGAGATGACCCCCGCGCCCGACGTTCAGGACGTGCTGGCGCAGGCCCGGCACCGGTGGGCGGAGCTGGTCGAGCTGATCCAGGCCGACCAGTTCGCCTACTACGTCCGCGACGCCCCGAGCGCGTCCGACGCCGAGTACGACGAGCGGATGCGGGAGCTGTCCCGGCTGGAGGACGAGCACCCGGGCCTGCGGACGCCGGACTCGCCGACGCAGCGCGTGGGGGGCACGTTCTCCACCGAGTTCACGGCCGTCGACCACGTGCAGCGCATGCTGTCGCTCGACAACGCGTTCTCGCGCGAGGACCTCGTGGCGTGGTCCGAGCGGGTGCACCGCGACCTGGAGAGCACGGCGCCCATCGACTACCTGTGCGAGCTGAAGATCGACGGGCTGGCGATCGCGCTGCTCTACGAGAAGGGGCGCCTGGTGCGCGCGGCGACGCGCGGCGACGGGCGGACGGGTGAGGACGTGACGCTCAACGTCCGCACCATCTCGACGATCCCCGACGTCCTGGCGGGCGACCCGGCGACGCACCCGGACCTCATCGAGATCCGCGGCGAGGTGTTCCTGCCGGTCGAGGCGTTCCGGGAGCTCAACGAGTCCCAGGTGGCGGCCGGCAAGGCGCCGTTCGCCAACCCGCGCAACGCGGCCGCGGGGTCGCTGCGTCAGAAGGACCCCCGCGTGACGGCGTCGCGGACGCTGCGGATGTACGCGCACGGCATCGGGGCGCTGACCTGGGGGGAGGGTCGCGGCACCGGGATCGACCGGCAGTCGCAGGTGTACGACCTGCTGGCCGGGTGGGGCGTGCCGACGTCGGCGCACACGCGCGTCGTCGCCGGGCTCGACGAGGTGTGGGACCGGGTCGTGCACACCGGCGAGCACCGGCACGACGTCGAGCACGAGATCGACGGGGTGGTCGTCAAGGTCGACGAGATCGCGCTGCAGCGCCGCCTCGGCTCGACCAGTCGCGCGCCCCGGTGGGCGATCGCCTACAAGTACCCGCCGGAGGAGGTGAACACGCGCCTGCTGGCCATCGAGGTCGGCATCGGCCGGACGGGCCGCGCGACGCCGTTCGCCGTGATGGAGCCGGTGCTCGTGGCCGGCAGCACCGTGCGCCAGGCGACCCTGCACAACCAGGACGTCGTCCGGGTCAAGGGGGTGCGCGTCGGCGACATGGTGGTGCTGCGCAAGGCCGGCGACGTGATCCCCGAGATCGTCGGCCCCGCCCCGCAGGCGCCGGACGACGACGTGCCGCGCGTCGAGTGGCACATGCCGGCCGACTGCCCCGAGTGCGGCACGCCGCTGCGCCCGATGCGCGAGGGCGACGTCGACCTGCGCTGTCCCAACGCGGAGTCCTGCCCGGCGCAGGTGCGCGGCCGCGTCGAGCACATCGGGTCCCGCGGCGCGTTCGACATCGAGGCGCTCGGCGAGGTCACCGCCGCGGCCCTCACGCAGCCCGACGTGCCGAGCACGCCGCCGCTGCGGACCGAGGCCGACCTGTTCGACCTGGTCGGCTACCCGGCCGACGCGAGCGACCGGGAGCGCGAGGACGTACGCCGTCGCAGCCTCGACCTGCTGGGGCAGATCGTGGTCGTCGTGCGCGACCCCGAGACCGGGCTGCCGCGCGAGGACGAGGACGGCACCCCGCGCCGCCGCACCCCGTTCCGGCGTCGCCTCACCTGGTCCAGGAAGCAGCAGACCGAGGCCGCCGCGGAGGGACGCGAGCTGCCCGACGCCGAGCCGTCCGAGGCCGCGCGCACGCTCCTCGACCAGCTCGACCTCGCCAAGTCCAAGGAGCTGTGGCGCGTCCTGGTCGCCCTGAGCATCCGCAACGTCGGGCCGACGGCCGCGCGGGCCCTGGCCCAGGAGTTCGGGTCCATGGCCGCGCTGCGCGCGGTCGTCGACGCGGACGAGGTCGGGGACGGGGCGGACGACGCCGCGCAGGACGCCGACCCGGAGCAGACCGACGCGGCCGGCTCGGACGACACCGCCGACGTCGTCGTCGACCCGCGCGCCGCCCGTCGGGCGCGCGCGGTCGAGCGGCTCGCCGGGGTCGAGGGCGTGGGCCCGACGATCGCGCAGTCGCTGCTCGACTGGTTCGCCGAGCCGTGGCACCGCGAGATCGTCGACCGGTGGGCCGCGGCGGGCGTCGTCATGGCCGACGCCGTGGACGAGTCCACGCCGCGCACGCTCGAGGGCGTGACCGTGGTCGTCACCGGCAGCCTCGAGCGGTTCAGCCGCGACGGTGCCAAGGAGGCGATCCTCGTCCGCGGCGGCAAGGCGTCGGGCTCGGTGTCGAAGAAGACCGACTTCGTGGTCGTCGGCGAGAACGCCGGGTCCAAGGAGGCGAAGGCGCGCGAGCTGGGCCTGCGGATCCTCGACGAGGCGGGATTCGAGGCGCTGCTCACCGGTGGGCCGGCCGCGGTCCCGCCGCCGGAGGTCCCGGCCGGGGCGGCCGACGGGACTGCCGACGACGCGACGGACGAGGCGGCCACCGACCCGGCGACCGACGAGTGAGCACGTCCGTGCCTGCTGTCACCGTGCGGCACGCGGCCGACGCCGACCTCGCGCAGGTCGGGGCCGTCACCGCCCACGCGTACGTCGCGGACGGGATCGTGGATGCCGACCACTGGTACGCCGACGAGCTGCGGGACGCCGCCGCCCGCGCGGCCGCCGCGACGGTGCTCGTCGCCGTCGACCCGGGCACCGGCCGGGTGGTCGGCACCCTCACGCTCGCCGCCGCCGGCTCGCCCTTCGCCGAGATCGCGCGCGACGGCGAGATCGAGCTCCGCATGCTCGCGGTCGACCCGGGGTCGCGGGGCGCGGGGATCGCCGAGCAGCTCGTCGTCCACGCGCTGCGCGAGGCCGTGGGCCGCGGGGTGCGTGACGTCGTGCTGTCGACGCTCGAGACGATGCACGCGGCGCACCGGCTCTACGCGCGGCTCGGCTTCGTCCCCCGCCCGGAGCGCGACTGGAGCGACGAGGTCACGATGCGCGTCCACGCGTGGCGCGCGCCGCAGCCGCCGGGCGCGCTCGTCGAGGCAGCCACCTGGCCGTCGCCGCGCACGGCTGCCGTGGACGGGTGGCGGGTCGGGCTGTCCGGCGGGGTGACCCGCCGCGCCGGTTCCACGATCGCGCTCGTCGACGTGCCCGACGTGCGGTCCGCCGTCGACCGCGTCGAGCAGCTCTACCGCCAGGACGGCGCACCGGCGGTGTTCCGTGCCGGCGACCCCGAGAACCCGGCCGGCCTCGCGGTCGAGCTGGACCGCCGCGGGTACACCGCCGCCGCGGTGACGGACGTGCTCGTGCGCGACCTCGTCGCCGCACCGCCCGCCCCCGGCGCCGCGGCGCTCGCGGGTGCGGCCGTGACCGTGCGCGTCGCCCAGGAGCCCGACGACGCCTGGCTCGACGTGTGGCTGGGCGGCAAGGGCGGGGCACGCGAGCCGTCGCACGCGATCGTGGCCGGTGCGCCCGCGACCTACGTGACCGCCACCGACGCCCGGGGCGTCGACGTCGCTGTGATCCGCGCCGCACCGGTCGACGACTGGGTCGCGCTGTCGTGCCTGCAGGTGGTGCCCGGCGCGCGCCGACGCGGTCTCGGGCGCGCACTGACCGAGCAGGCGCTCGCCCTCGCTGCCGCGGACGGTGCGCAGCGGGCGTTCCTGCAGGTCGAGGCCGGGAACGCCGCCGCGCTACGGCTCTACGGCGCGCTCGCGTTCCGTCCCGCGCACCGGTACGCGTACCGCGTCCAGCCGCTCCGGGACGCCGGCACCGGCTGCTGACGACCCCGGCGGCCGGCGGTGGGCCCACGCTCCGCGGCGGGCCGATCGGCGAGGGGGCACCGATACTGGACGCATGCTCTCGACCGACAACGCCGTGGCCCTCGAGGCCGCCGGGCTGCAGTGGCACCCGCGCGCCGGTGACCGCTTCGTGCTGCGCAGCGCCGACCTGGGGGGCGAGGTCTTCACGATCTCCGAGATGGTCGTCGAGGCGCACGAGTACTCGACCGGGACGGTCCTGGGGTTCAACGGGACCACGGAGTGGGCGTTGGACTCCGTGCGCCAGGAGGACGCGCTGTGGCTGCCGCGCGAGGACCAGCTGCGCGAGCTGCTCGGCGGCACGTTCCGCAGCCTGGCCCGCTCGACCGACGGGCGGTACCAGGTGCTCGTCGAGATCGGCGGTCAGCCCCCGCGGGTCTTCACCTGCGACGCCGCGCCGGACGCGTACGCCGAGGCGCTGCTCGCGCTCGTCAGCGCGGCGACGTCGCAGGTGGGCTGACAGGCGGTGGGCTGACAGGCGGTGGGCCGACAGGCGGCCGGCCGACAGCCGGCCGGCTGACCGCCGGCAGGTCCAGGGTCGCGATCTTCTGCCAGATCTTGGTCGACATGCCGCCGGTGACGTTCTCCACGGTGCTGACCGTGTCGAGCACGACGGGGTCGGTCGACTCCTCGGCGCACAGCGCCGCGGCCTTGGCGACGAGGCTCAGCAGCTCGGTGCAGTAGTCGAGGTACGCGGCGAGGCCGTCGGCGTCGAGGTCGACGGTGACGGACTGCGACGTCGCGCGGAACGAGGGGCGCAGCCGCTCGGGGTCCTTGGTGAGCTGGTGCATGTCGATGACGTGCGCGAGCGAGCGCAGCCGGTGCAGGCGCCGCAGCGTCGCCGCGCGCTGCAGGCGGCCGGGGACGGCGAGCAGGAACCACACGGCGATCCCCGCGAACACGGTGTCGTTGATCGCGCTCTCCAGCACGGGCAGCCACTCGAACGCCCGCAGGGACGTCGCGGCGGCCAGCGCGTCCCGCGCCGCGAGGGTCAGCGCGACGGCCGTCCCCCCGACGACCAGCACCACCACGACCAGGGACACGACCCGTGCGACCTGCTGGTGGCGGCGCGTCCGGGCGCCCTCCTCGCCGAGGTCGCGCACCAGCCCCGCGAGCTCCGCGGCGACGTGGCGCAGGTTGCGCTCGGGGAAGCGGGCGCCGATGCGCGCGTGGAGGCGGTCGACCGTCTCGCGCACCGCGCCGGGGTCGAGGCGCTCGTACCGTCCGGTCACGGGGGCCACGGTAACGCGCGCCCCGGGGAGGGGGTGCGTCCGGGGTGCACGCGGGGCCGACGGGGACCACCTGCCCACGACTAGACTCACCGACCATGTCCACCCTCTCTCGCGACGAGGTCGCGCGCGTCGCCGTGCTCGCCCGGATCGACCTGACGCCGACCGAGATCGACCGGCTGGCGGGCGAGCTCGACGTCATCGTCGAGTCCGTCGCCCGTGTCTCCGAGGTCGCCACCCCGGACGTCCCCGCGACGAGCCACCCGCTGCCGCTGTCCAACGTGTTCCGCGCCGACGTGCCGGTCGCACCGCTCGACCGCGACGAGGTGCTCGCGCAGGCTCCCGCGGCCCGCGACGGCAAGTTCCTCGTCCCGCAGATCCTCGGGGAGGAGTGATCGTGACCGACCTGACCCGGCTGACCGCCGCGGAGCTCGCCGACCGGCTCGCCGCGCGCGAGGTGAGCAGCGTCGAGGCGACGCAGGCGCACCTGGACCGCATCGCCGCCGTCGAGCCCGCCGTTCACGCCTTCCTGCACGTCGCGGGCGAGCAGGCGCTGGCCACCGCGGCCGACGTCGACGCGCGCCGCGCCGCGGGCGAGGACCTGCACGTGCTGGCGGGCGTGCCGATCGCCGTCAAGGACGTCGTCGTGACCCGCGGCCTGCCGACCACCGCGGGCTCCCGCATCCTCGAGGGCTGGGTGCCCCCGTACGACGCGACGCTCGTCGAGCGGATCAAGGCCGCGGGCCTGCCCGTCCTCGGCAAGACGAACATGGACGAGTTCGCCATGGGGTCGTCGACCGAGCACTCGGGCTACGGCACCACGCACAACCCGTGGGACCTCGACCGCATCCCCGGCGGCTCCGGCGGCGGGTCCGCGGCGGCCGTCGCGGCGTACGAGGCCCCGCTGGCCATCGGCACCGACACCGGCGGCTCGATCCGCCAGCCGGCGGCCGTCACGGGCACCGTCGGCGTGAAGCCGACGTACGGCAGCGTGTCCCGCTACGGGCTCGTGGCGCTCGCGAGCAGTCTCGACCAGGCGGGCCCGTGCACGCGCACGGTGCTGGACTCGGCGCTGCTGCACGAGCTCATCGGCGGGCACGACCCGCGCGACTCGACCTCGTTGACCGATCCCGCGACGGGGTACGTCGCGGCGGCGCGCGCCGGTGCGGGCGCGGACCTGACGGGCACGAAGGTCGGCGTCATCCGTGAGCTGCAGGGCGAGGGCTACCAGCCGGGCGTCCTGGCACGCTTCGAGGACGCGCTGACCGCGTTGCGCGGCGCGGGCGCCGAGGTCGTCGAGGTGTCCTGCCCGTCGTTCGCGTACGCGCTGGCGGCGTACTACCTGATCCTGCCCGCGGAGGCGTCGAGCAACCTCGCGAAGTTCGACGGCATGCGCTTCGGCCTGCGCGTCGAGCCCACCGAGGGTCCGGTGACGGCGGAGCGCGTCATGGCCGCCACGCGCGGCCAGGGCTTCGGCGACGAGGTCAAGCGCCGCATCATCCTCGGCACGTACGCCCTCAGCGCTGGCCACTACGACGCCTACTACGGCTCGGCGCAGAAGGTCCGCACGCTCATCCAGCGGGACTTCGCGGCCGCGTTCGAGGCCGCCGACGTCCTGGTCTCGCCGACGGCGCCGACCACCGCGTTCAAGCTGGGCGAGAAGCTCGACGACCCGCTGGCGATGTACCTCAACGACGTCGCGACGATCCCGGCGAACCTCGCCGGGGTGCCGGGCATGTCGCTGCCGGCCGGCCTGTCCGACGACGGCCTGCCCGTCGGGTTCCAGATCCTGGCCCCGGCGCGCGCGGACGCGCGGCTCTACCACGTGGGGGCGGCGCTCGAGGCGCTGCTCGAGACGAGCTGGGAGGGCCCGCTGCTGGGCCGCGCCCCCGAGCTGGCCGGAGGTGCCCGATGAGCACGCAGACCCCTGTCGACCTGGTCGACTACGACGACGCGGTCGCGCGGTACGACACCGTCATCGGCATCGAGGTGCACGTCGAGCTGGGCACGCGCACCAAGATGTTCGACGGCGCCGAGCAGTCGTTCGGCGAGGAGCCGAACACGCAGATCACGCCCACGAGCCTCGGCCTGCCCGGCGCGCTGCCCGTCGTCAACGGGACCGCCGTCGAGTACGCGATCCGCATCGGGCTCGCGCTGAACTGCTCGATCGCGCAGTCCTGCCGTTTCGCGCGCAAGAACTACTTCTACCCGGACGTGCCGAAGAACTTCCAGACCTCGCAGTTCGACGAGCCGATCGCGTCGGAGGGCTTCGTCGACGTCGAGCTCGAGGACGGCACGACGTTCCGCGTCGAGGTCGAGCGCGCGCACATGGAGGAGGACGCCGGCAAGAACACGCACGTCGGCGGCGCCACCGGACGCATCCACGGGGCCGAGTACTCCATGGTCGACTACAACCGGGCGGGTGTGCCGCTCGTCGAGATCGTCACCAAGCCCATCACCGGCGCCGGCGAGCGGGCACCGGAGGTCGCGCGCGCCTACGTGCAGACGCTGCGCGACATGTTCCGCGCGCTCGGCGTCTCCGAGGCCCGCATGGAGCGCGGCAACGTGCGCGCCGACGTCAACGTGTCGCTGCGCCCGACGCCGGGGTCCCCGCTGGGCACCCGCACGGAGACGAAGAACGTCAACTCGTTCCGGTCGGTCGAGCGGGCCGTGCGGTACGAGGTCACCCGCCAGGCGGCGGTGCTCGACGCGGGCGGCACGATCGTGCAGGAGACGCGGCACTGGCACGAGGACACCGGCATCACGACCGCCGGCCGCGTGAAGTCCGACGCCGAGGACTACCGCTACTTCCCGGAGCCTGACCTCGTGCCCGTGGTCCCGGACCGCGCCTGGATCGAGGAGATCCGTGCGGCGCTCCCGGAGCTGCCGGCCGCACGCCGTCGCCGCCTGCAGGGCGAGTGGGGGTACGCCGACGCCGAGATGCGTGACGTCGTCAACGCCGGTGCGATCGAGCTGATCGAGGCGACCGTCGCCGCGGGCGCGAGCCCCGCCGCCGCGCGCAAGTGGTGGATGGGCGAGCTGGCCCGCACGGCCAAGCTGCAGGACGTCGAGCTCGCGGACCTGCCGATCACGCCCGCGCAGATCGGGGCGCTGCAGCGGCTCGTCGACGCGGGCGGGATCAACGACAAGCTGGCCCGGCAGGTCCTCGAGGGCGTCCTGGCGGGGGAGGGTGACCCCGAGCAGGTCGTCGCCGCGCGCGGCCTGGGCGTCGTGTCGGACGACGGCCCGCTGCTCGAGGCGATCGACGCGGCGCTCGCGGCACAGCCGGACATCGCCGAGAAGATCCGTGGCGGCAACCTCGGCCCCGTCGGCGCGATCATCGGCGCCGTCATGAAGGCGACCCGCGGGCAGGCCGACGCCGGTCGCGTCCGCGCGCTCGTGCTGGAGCGCGTGCAGGCCTGAGAGCCCGTACGAGCTGATCCCACGTCGGCGTGCGACGTGTCGCAACGTCCCGGTCATCCCGGTTACGTACGATGCGTCGCACGCCGGAGGGCAGTCGGTGGCGGTGCCCGGTGAGCGGGTGCCGAGGCCGAGCGCGACGGAGGTAGCGATGCAGAAGCCGACCCTGCAGGGCGAGATGATCGTCCTGCGCCCGATCCGGGCGGACGACGCGGACGCGATGTGGGACATGCTCGACGACGCCGAGGGCAACCGCCTGACAGGGACGACCCGCGTGTTCACCCACGAGGAGGTCGACGCGTGGTGCGCCGGCCGCGAGGCGGCGCAGGGGCGCTACGACTTCGCGGTCACGGCGAACGGCGACGACGAGTACCGCGGGGAGATCGTCCTCAACGACATCGACGAGGACGTGCGCTGCGCGGGCCTGCGGCTGGCGATGCGCCCGGCGTACCGGGGCCGCGGGTATGGCACCGAGGCGATCGAGCTGGTGCTCGGGTTCGCGTTCGACGGGCTGGGGCTGCACCGCGTCGAGCTCGACGCGCTGAGCATCAACACCCGCGCGATCTCGCTGTACGAGAACATCGGCTTCCGCCTCGAGGGGCGACGCCGCGACGCGTACCGCGACGGCACCGGCTGGTGCGACGCCGTCATGATGTCGATGCTCGAGGACGAGTACCGCGCCGGCCGCGTGAGCGCCTGAGGCAGGGCGTGCTCACCGCGACCGTCCCCGACGACGACCTGCTGACCCGCCTCGCCGACCTCGCCGCCGCGCACACGGCCGACCTGCGGCTCGTGCGGTGGGACCTGTCGGCCCCGCTGGACGCGGCCACGGCCGCCGACGTCGACCTCGTCGTGATCCCGCACTACTTCGTGCGGCCCGGCGGCTTCGACGTGCTGCGGGACCTGCCGCGCCTGAGGTACGTGCAGCTGCCGAGCGCCGGCTACGAGCACGCCCGCCCGCACCTGCCGCCCGGCGTCGTGCTGTGCAACGGGCGCGGCGTGCACGACGCGGGCACGGCCGAGCTCGCGGTGGGCCTGACGCTCGCGATGCAGCGCGACCTGCCCCGCGCGGTCCGCGCCATGGACGAGGGGCGCTGGGACAACCCCTTCGGTCCGTCGCTGGCCGACCGGCGGGTGCTGGTCGTGGGGCAGGGGTCCGTGGGCCAGGCGGTCGTCGCGCGCTTCGGTGCGTTCGAGGTCGACGTCGTCCGGGTGGCCCGCACGGCGCGCGACGACGCGGACGGGCACGTGCACGGCGTCGCGGAGCTGGGCGACCTGCTGCCGGGCGCGGACGTCGTCGTCCTGGCCCTGCCGCTGTCGCGCACGTCGCACCACCTGATCGACGCCGCGGCGCTGGCCCGCATGAAGGACGGCGCGCTGCTCGTCAACGTCGCGCGCGGGAAGGTGGTCGACACCGACGCGCTGCTCGCCGAGCTCACGTCCGGCCGGCTGCGCGCCGCGCTCGACGTCACCGA encodes the following:
- a CDS encoding GNAT family N-acetyltransferase, yielding MPAVTVRHAADADLAQVGAVTAHAYVADGIVDADHWYADELRDAAARAAAATVLVAVDPGTGRVVGTLTLAAAGSPFAEIARDGEIELRMLAVDPGSRGAGIAEQLVVHALREAVGRGVRDVVLSTLETMHAAHRLYARLGFVPRPERDWSDEVTMRVHAWRAPQPPGALVEAATWPSPRTAAVDGWRVGLSGGVTRRAGSTIALVDVPDVRSAVDRVEQLYRQDGAPAVFRAGDPENPAGLAVELDRRGYTAAAVTDVLVRDLVAAPPAPGAAALAGAAVTVRVAQEPDDAWLDVWLGGKGGAREPSHAIVAGAPATYVTATDARGVDVAVIRAAPVDDWVALSCLQVVPGARRRGLGRALTEQALALAAADGAQRAFLQVEAGNAAALRLYGALAFRPAHRYAYRVQPLRDAGTGC
- the gatC gene encoding Asp-tRNA(Asn)/Glu-tRNA(Gln) amidotransferase subunit GatC encodes the protein MSTLSRDEVARVAVLARIDLTPTEIDRLAGELDVIVESVARVSEVATPDVPATSHPLPLSNVFRADVPVAPLDRDEVLAQAPAARDGKFLVPQILGEE
- a CDS encoding pilus assembly protein CpaE, producing the protein MLSTDNAVALEAAGLQWHPRAGDRFVLRSADLGGEVFTISEMVVEAHEYSTGTVLGFNGTTEWALDSVRQEDALWLPREDQLRELLGGTFRSLARSTDGRYQVLVEIGGQPPRVFTCDAAPDAYAEALLALVSAATSQVG
- the ligA gene encoding NAD-dependent DNA ligase LigA, which produces MTPAPDVQDVLAQARHRWAELVELIQADQFAYYVRDAPSASDAEYDERMRELSRLEDEHPGLRTPDSPTQRVGGTFSTEFTAVDHVQRMLSLDNAFSREDLVAWSERVHRDLESTAPIDYLCELKIDGLAIALLYEKGRLVRAATRGDGRTGEDVTLNVRTISTIPDVLAGDPATHPDLIEIRGEVFLPVEAFRELNESQVAAGKAPFANPRNAAAGSLRQKDPRVTASRTLRMYAHGIGALTWGEGRGTGIDRQSQVYDLLAGWGVPTSAHTRVVAGLDEVWDRVVHTGEHRHDVEHEIDGVVVKVDEIALQRRLGSTSRAPRWAIAYKYPPEEVNTRLLAIEVGIGRTGRATPFAVMEPVLVAGSTVRQATLHNQDVVRVKGVRVGDMVVLRKAGDVIPEIVGPAPQAPDDDVPRVEWHMPADCPECGTPLRPMREGDVDLRCPNAESCPAQVRGRVEHIGSRGAFDIEALGEVTAAALTQPDVPSTPPLRTEADLFDLVGYPADASDREREDVRRRSLDLLGQIVVVVRDPETGLPREDEDGTPRRRTPFRRRLTWSRKQQTEAAAEGRELPDAEPSEAARTLLDQLDLAKSKELWRVLVALSIRNVGPTAARALAQEFGSMAALRAVVDADEVGDGADDAAQDADPEQTDAAGSDDTADVVVDPRAARRARAVERLAGVEGVGPTIAQSLLDWFAEPWHREIVDRWAAAGVVMADAVDESTPRTLEGVTVVVTGSLERFSRDGAKEAILVRGGKASGSVSKKTDFVVVGENAGSKEAKARELGLRILDEAGFEALLTGGPAAVPPPEVPAGAADGTADDATDEAATDPATDE
- the gatA gene encoding Asp-tRNA(Asn)/Glu-tRNA(Gln) amidotransferase subunit GatA, whose translation is MTDLTRLTAAELADRLAAREVSSVEATQAHLDRIAAVEPAVHAFLHVAGEQALATAADVDARRAAGEDLHVLAGVPIAVKDVVVTRGLPTTAGSRILEGWVPPYDATLVERIKAAGLPVLGKTNMDEFAMGSSTEHSGYGTTHNPWDLDRIPGGSGGGSAAAVAAYEAPLAIGTDTGGSIRQPAAVTGTVGVKPTYGSVSRYGLVALASSLDQAGPCTRTVLDSALLHELIGGHDPRDSTSLTDPATGYVAAARAGAGADLTGTKVGVIRELQGEGYQPGVLARFEDALTALRGAGAEVVEVSCPSFAYALAAYYLILPAEASSNLAKFDGMRFGLRVEPTEGPVTAERVMAATRGQGFGDEVKRRIILGTYALSAGHYDAYYGSAQKVRTLIQRDFAAAFEAADVLVSPTAPTTAFKLGEKLDDPLAMYLNDVATIPANLAGVPGMSLPAGLSDDGLPVGFQILAPARADARLYHVGAALEALLETSWEGPLLGRAPELAGGAR